The following nucleotide sequence is from Fibrobacter succinogenes.
CCTGATGTATGCTTCATCAATTTTTACGGAATCTTTGCCCTCGTTTTCATGTTCGCAAGAATACCATATAGGAATCCCATAATCTGGAAGTCCTTCCCACGAACTGTATTTTAAATCGAGGATGCATTTTTGTTTTTCTTCTGAATATGTGACTGCTTGAGGGCTTTCAAGAAGAGAATCCAGTTCGTCATTAATCATCCTTTTTGCGGTGTTTCTGGATGAAGTGGGTAAAGCACTATCATAGAAGTTATATCGAACTCCCTGCAATGTTGTTCTGCAATAGTCCGAAGCGGAAACTTTTTTGCCCATTAAACCCGCTGTATCGGAGAGGGCATGGTTTTTGTTTATAATTTGATCGATATCAAGAAAAGATACTTTGGGTAAATCTTTTGGAGTAAGTTTGCTAGATGAGCTTGCAGGGGTGTTTGATGAACTGGAAGGAACATTATTAGAAACACTTGAATTTGTCTGTACGTCGCTAGAACTTGAACGGGCCTCGGTTGACGAAGATAGTTCTGCACTTGATGAACGCTGCTCGCTGGAAGAAAAAGCTTCGCTTGATGAAGAATTTTCGTTGGCTTGGTTGGGCAGATTTACAGGAAATTCGCTGTTTGAGTCGGTGCAACCGAACCAGAAAAAAGCGGTGCACGCGAGGAATATTTTCCCTAAAATGTTATGGATTTTTTTGAACATTATACCTTCTTCTAATCAATAAAACTAAATAAATAGAAGGTGCTAGAATGAATGATTTATGTAAAATCATTTTTTTTGCTAATAAATTATACAGATAAATCAGTGCGGTGTATTATATGCAAAAAATCCCCGAACAGATCGGGGATGAGTTTCCACTCAGGAATACGATGCTTTTACCGCCTACTTCCTACTGCTGCTTTGCCGCTAGAACTGGAAGTAAATGAATGGGCAGCTATCTGCACTCATGAACTGGTAAATTACGAAGATGATGAACGCCGTTACTGCAACCATCGCCGGAATCGGGAGCGATGCAAACGTGATGCGGTAGCGGGACTTGAACTTCTTCGGAATCCAGTGGATGAGCATGCCTGCGATAAACACGAGGATGATGTTGATGTGTTCCATCGCGATGGGGTAAATTGTGTCCCAGCGCCATGCGGTACCCATCTGGTGCACCATGTTCTTTGCCGTGTTCCATGCGACTTCGTTTGCTTCTGCCGGGTCGAGGTTCGAGCCTGCGCGGAAGAAGAGACGTGTGAACGTGATGAACACGAACGTAAGCGTAACGTTCCATGCTGTACTGAGCCATGGCAAAGCCTTGTTGCAGAACAAGTGATAAATGATGGTCGAGTAAATACCTACAAAGAGTACGCCAAACCATACGGCGGTAATTGCGCATATAGGAATCGTGTAGTGCTTGTAGAGGATGGCGCTCAATGCAAAGAACCCGAGTGCAATCGAGGCGCGTACCGTTGCGCTGCGCTTGACCCAGAGCTTGTTGAACACCTGGCCAAAGCCGTTCAAACCGCCCCAGATGATGAAGTTCCAACTGGCGCCATGCCACCAACCGCCAACAATCTGCGTTGCCATGGCGTTCATGTTCGTGGTAATTGTCTTGCGGGATTCTGGCTTGAAGTAGGCGAAAATGCCAATGTAAATGAAGAATACGCCGAGCGAAACGCCGACCCACACGCTTCCAGAAAGAAGGATGGCCACAAGGCTCAAGAATCCCATCCAGAAGAATGTGCCTACGGTTGCGTTTCTGTTACCGCCAAGAGGAATGTACAAGTAGTCGCGCCACCAGCTAGAAAGCGAAATATGCCAACGGCGCCAGAATTCGGTCGGGCTCTTTGCCTTGTAAGGGCTGTTGAAGTTTTGCGGCAAGCGGAAGCCCATGAGGAGTGCAACACCAATCGCAATGTCCGTGTAACCCGAGAAGTCCGCATAAACTTGGAGCGAATAAGCGAAAAGTGCAATGAGGTTTTCGAGGCCGGTGAACAGGAGTGGAGTGTCGAAAACGCGGTCCACAAAGTTCGTGGCGAGGTAGTCGCTCAAGATAATCTTCTTGGCAAGGCCGTTCAAAATCCAGAACACAGCCATGCCGAAAGCGCGGCGGGGGAGGAAGTACGGCTTGTAGAGTTGCGGAACGAACTTGTCGGCACGAACAATCGGGCCTGCCACGAGCTGCGGGAAGAATGAAAGGTAAAAGCCGAAGTTCAGAATGTTATCGACAGCCTTGATCTTGCCGCGGTAAATATCGATGCAGTAGCTCATTGCCTGGAACGTGAAGAACGAAATGCCCACAGGGAGGATAATCTGATCGACGAGCGAATGCGTGCCGAACATGGCGTTGCTTGCAGCGGCAAAGAAGTTGTAAACGTGGAGTTCGATGCCGGTAAAGTCGTAAAGCGCGTCTAGGAAGAAGTAGGAATACTTGTAATAGCAAAGGACGAGCAAGTCGATGATGACCACAATGATCATCAACATTTTCTTTTTCCATTTTTCAGTAGACTTTTCAATCCACTTGCCAATGAAGAAGTTCGCGATGACGCAGAAGATGAGGATGCATACGTAACTTCCGCTCGTCTTGTAATAGAAGAACAAGCTTGTCGCAAAGAGGAATGCGTTGCGTAACAAAAGCTTGCTATGTATGAACGAGAAAATGGCGAATACGACCGCGAAGAATCCCCAGAAATAGAACTGGGTAAAGAGAAGCGGGGAGTTCGGGTCGAATGCGAATGTGCGGGTCAGGTAGGGGATAATGTAGTCGAGCATGATATTTGGACTTTAGGAGCGGTTATTTGTCCTGTGCTTTAGTGGCTGTTGATTCCGTATTTTGTGGTTTCAATGGAATTTGAATTTGTTGTTGCGTGTTTTTGGACGCTTGTTTTAAAACTTTGGTTATGGGCACATCGGCTTTGGCGATGGATGCCGCGGGAGCTGGCTGTGCCGTTTTGGCGGGTGCTGCTGCCGCTGCTTTGGCTGGCGCAGTTGTCGTTGCTTTGGCGGATTGTTGTACCGCTAAAGGTTTTGACGTTGATGTTGTTATGGACTGGATACTTGCTGCCTGCTTTGATGGGAGCGTTGACGCTGGTGCTGGCGGCTCCGCTTTTGCAACTACCGGTGCTTCGGCCGGGAGGTTGGCGATATGGTCGAAATAGGCCTGCATCAAAGCCTTGTAGAACATGTCGCCAAGCAATTGATAACCGGCAGTCTTGAAATGAACCTTGTCTTTCTTGGCGAGGTCTGCTTTTTCCCATTTAGCCATGGAACCTAAGCCTCCCATGATGGAGAACTTGTCC
It contains:
- a CDS encoding MBOAT family protein, whose product is MLDYIIPYLTRTFAFDPNSPLLFTQFYFWGFFAVVFAIFSFIHSKLLLRNAFLFATSLFFYYKTSGSYVCILIFCVIANFFIGKWIEKSTEKWKKKMLMIIVVIIDLLVLCYYKYSYFFLDALYDFTGIELHVYNFFAAASNAMFGTHSLVDQIILPVGISFFTFQAMSYCIDIYRGKIKAVDNILNFGFYLSFFPQLVAGPIVRADKFVPQLYKPYFLPRRAFGMAVFWILNGLAKKIILSDYLATNFVDRVFDTPLLFTGLENLIALFAYSLQVYADFSGYTDIAIGVALLMGFRLPQNFNSPYKAKSPTEFWRRWHISLSSWWRDYLYIPLGGNRNATVGTFFWMGFLSLVAILLSGSVWVGVSLGVFFIYIGIFAYFKPESRKTITTNMNAMATQIVGGWWHGASWNFIIWGGLNGFGQVFNKLWVKRSATVRASIALGFFALSAILYKHYTIPICAITAVWFGVLFVGIYSTIIYHLFCNKALPWLSTAWNVTLTFVFITFTRLFFRAGSNLDPAEANEVAWNTAKNMVHQMGTAWRWDTIYPIAMEHINIILVFIAGMLIHWIPKKFKSRYRITFASLPIPAMVAVTAFIIFVIYQFMSADSCPFIYFQF